The genome window ctgtggatacaacgggagcacgtacggtgaatattcgcaccacagggaatgagaagtcatccttcactgtggttctagcttgccatgctagtggccagaaacttccacccatggtgatattcaaaaggaagaccttgccaaaagagacctttccagccggcgtcatcataaaagctaactcgaagggatggatggatgaagaaaagatgagcgagtggttaagggaagtttacgcgaagaggccgggtggcttttttcacgcagctccgtccatgttgatatacgactccatgcgcgcccacatcacgctggtttttaatatattattaaagtttgactgacctatccgactgtttttttgacattcctttagcgcagttagatgcggcttataacacggggcggcttataggtggacaaagttttgaaatatgccgttcattgaaggcgcggcttttaacccagggcgccttatggtgcggaaaatacggtacattaatcattagcctagttttgaatggcagggtccctgctaccacatgttgataaaaatataacatttacataataaaaatcaactacaggcttcccaaattgctgtaataaatgaagcatgatgagttgacttgaaactgtttaatgttgcactttttatatgtagaagaaaagtcattttatttaatcggaacaacttgaagcagtttaatgttgattaacgtggtgtcggaggcagatatttacatatatccgaatttaagttgtacttcttccatttctttgtcatatttgaaaacagctggtgttttccatttcttctcttgatgctctgtcagcaagcaaactgtgtgtgttaaccttgagttctttggaatgtattatggctagggagacgttgtgcttgtgttatggctagggagggggaaggaaagagaggtttttggcgttgggaagacagaccatttttggggggggcacaatagaatgttctagggttagactggtctcaatcaaaatgtatattggcaaagctggttgtacttcttccatttctttgtcatatttgaaaacagctggtgttttccatttcttctcttgatgctctgtcagcaagtatactgtgtgtgttaaccttgagttctttggaatgtattatggctagggagacgttgtgcttgtgttatggctagggagggggaaggaaagagaggtttttggcgttgggaagacagaccatttttggggggggggcgcaatagaatgttctagggttagactggtctcaatcaaaatgtatattggcaaagctggttgtacttcttccatttctttgtcatatttgaaaacagctggtgttttccatttcttctcttgatgctctgtcagcaagcaaactgtgtgtgttaaccttgagttcttaggaatgtattatggctagggagacgttgtgcttgtgttatggctagggagggggaaggaaagagaggtttttggcgttgggaagacagaccatttttgggggggggggcgcaatagaatgttctagggttagactggtctcaatcaaaatgtatattggcaaagctttgagaatatacaacaaaatacctattctgtctctggtggtttttcaactcagcttttaagtgtcggaaagaacttgggagcgaattgtgacttgaattccctgggaggatcaactggtccaaaacgcaacagtgggcagaattattatattgttcccaatgttaaaaggataaagccattgtttaccggTACACATTTGGTAACTAAATAACCAAAATATgtattgttttcttactgtaccgaaaatgaaccgaaccgtgacctctaaaccgaggtatgtaccgaaccgaaatttttgtgtaccgttacacccctagtgaccagattagtaaaaaaaaattccctgcgccatgactagggaaggttgtttggattgggtcattttCAAGTAAACACACTTCAAACTGAGTTACTCATGTTGTCCACTGGATGGCGACTCCTTGACTcctatgtaaaaaataaacaaaaccccCCAAATGGAATCGCAATGCCGGAGAGAAAAGTGGTAGTTAAGTCTTGATCCATGATTCCGACAGTTTCCGTTAGCGGTTCCTGAGCGACGTTACCTTATAAGGTCAAGTGGGGGGCGTGACGTGAGGCGGGATTCCACCCCAAATTGCACACGTCTGAATATTTTGGCGCGGAGGCAGATTTGGGGTTCGTGGCGTCCGGACCAGGTGCGGTCACTGAGGTAGCACGATGAGGAACCGGCCCCATCTAGTGGTCACTTGTTGTAGCGCAGGTGTGTGAGGACGCCGTCTTGAGGCGTCTGACTTTTGTGCCTCCGAATGTGTCGCTTGTAGTTGGAGTTGTCGCTGAAGCGCCGCCCGCAATCATCGCAGCCGTACGGTTTTTCGCCCGTGTGCACGCGCAGGTGTTTCTGGTAGCCGTCGAAGCGGGTCAGTCTCTTGCCGCAGATGCCGCACGTGTACGACTTGTCCGCTTTGTCCTTCCTGCCGTGGTCCCGCGCGGGCTTGGACCGGGGTTTCCGCCGCCCGCGTGTGCCCGCACGTGCGCGGGCGGTCTGCATGGATGTCCCCGGCTGGGGGTCTGAGTCGGAGTCCTCCGCGTCGTGGCGGTCAGAGAGCGGCGACGCGCCGCAGACGTCGTCGGGCCACTCCTCTAAGTCGCCACTCAGGAAGACGGCGACTTCGGGCTCGGAACCCGGAGGAGTGTCTTCCTGCTGGGGCTCCTCCTCTTTGACG of Nerophis lumbriciformis linkage group LG37, RoL_Nlum_v2.1, whole genome shotgun sequence contains these proteins:
- the LOC133577204 gene encoding uncharacterized protein, encoding MAKVDMLRLLINQRMAEVAEEILAVFGSTIAELERELCCSRREIQRQRRLLQVSFSTAPSEPHDWTAGLNLEGHVPPTVKEEEPQQEDTPPGSEPEVAVFLSGDLEEWPDDVCGASPLSDRHDAEDSDSDPQPGTSMQTARARAGTRGRRKPRSKPARDHGRKDKADKSYTCGICGKRLTRFDGYQKHLRVHTGEKPYGCDDCGRRFSDNSNYKRHIRRHKSQTPQDGVLTHLRYNK